The segment CAGCTGGTAGCCGGTCGCGGCCAGCAACGTCGGGATGCCGAGCAGGAAGGAAAATTCGGTCGCCGCCTGGCGCGACAGCCCGAAATACAATCCGCCGATGATGGTGGCGGCGGCGCGCGAAGTGCCCGGGATGAGCGACAACACCTGCACGCATCCGATCTTCAGCGCCTCCGTCCAGCGCAATTGATCGACGCTGCGCACGCGCACACAGAGCGGCAGGTGTTCCAACGCCAGCATCACCACGCCGCCGACAATCAGCGCCCAGCCCACTGTATGCCTGTTGAACAGGCGCGTCATGATTTCATGGTGGAACGCCACGCCGACGCAGGCGGCCGGCAGGAATGCCAGCAGCAGGTGGAACAGGAGATTCTGCGACAGCGGCTGCGTGGAAAGGCGGACAAACGAATTC is part of the Gammaproteobacteria bacterium genome and harbors:
- a CDS encoding undecaprenyl-diphosphate phosphatase, which produces NSFVRLSTQPLSQNLLFHLLLAFLPAACVGVAFHHEIMTRLFNRHTVGWALIVGGVVMLALEHLPLCVRVRSVDQLRWTEALKIGCVQVLSLIPGTSRAAATIIGGLYFGLSRQAATEFSFLLGIPTLLAATGYQLYDKLALFSAAETDRLIAGLFAAFVSALLAIRGLLHYIGRHNFTLFAWYRIVFGAAVLYLWR